In Helianthus annuus cultivar XRQ/B chromosome 3, HanXRQr2.0-SUNRISE, whole genome shotgun sequence, a single window of DNA contains:
- the LOC110932009 gene encoding uncharacterized protein LOC110932009 — protein sequence MAPYELLYRRKCRTPVCWDEVGQRELAPSDLIAAANEKIELIRTRLKAAQDWQKAYADKRRRPIEFQVGDLVLLKVSPWKGIIRFRKRGKLGPRYIGPFKILARVGNVAYRLELPPPLDGIHNTFHVSQLRKCLADDTALVPLDDIELDEGLNYVERPIAIKDFKVKNLRNKTVRQVLVQWHHRKGSDLTWEAEDEMRRHYPFLFGIMFDFGIYDRYSENPLCRD from the exons atggcaccttacgAACTACTATACCGGAGAAAAtgtagaactcccgtatgttgggacGAGGTAGGACAAAGAGAGCTTGCGCCAAGTGATTTAATAGCAGCAGCAAATGAAAAGATTGAATTGATTAGAACTAGATTGAAAGCGGCCCAGGATTGGCAAAAAGCTTACGCAGACAAGAGAAGGCGTCCTAtcgaattccaagtcggagatttGGTTCTATTAAAAgtgtccccatggaagggtataatTCGTTTTCGCAAACGGGGAAAGTTAGGTCCTCGTTATATCGGACCGTTTAAAATCTTGGCTCGGGTTGGAAATGTTGCTTATCGATTAGAACTACCACCCCCCCTGGATGGGATCCACAATACCTTCCATGTATCACAGTTGAGGAAGTGTCTTGCGGATGACACAGCATTAGTACCACTCGATGATATTGAGTTGGACGAGGGATTGAACTATGTCGAAAGACCCATAGCCATTAAAGACTTCAAGGTAAAGAATCTCCGCAACAAAACTGTTAGACAAGTGTTGGTACAATGGCATCACCGAAAAGGTTCAGATCTTACATGGGAAGCAGAAGATGAGATGAGGAGACACTATCCTTTTCTTTTCG GAATCATGTTTGATTTTGGGATTTATGATAGGTATAGTGAAAACCCACTTTGTAGAGATTGA